One segment of Primulina tabacum isolate GXHZ01 chromosome 6, ASM2559414v2, whole genome shotgun sequence DNA contains the following:
- the LOC142549723 gene encoding wall-associated receptor kinase-like 14, protein MIFRFFSIVVICFNLSVLAQLSSALRINSTGCDQFCGKTRVPYPFGFSDGCEIRLNCSRSGDIMVGDFLVQNLTSDQILVSVPGTCNRPIEKLSQLFGENFAPTWHNGLLVENCRSSLNDCVIPGRLIRSGVSFGGCSSGNDLHNISCYSEGIEDKSQFLDYEKVLKTGNCTVLLSSVTVNMIGSFGPRSGISAVSLEFQTAELGWWVVGNCSCHPNATCTAVDEQKGFRCQCAEGYTGDGFAGGVGCRKVSHCSASSRVLGRCGGTKVRILIGGIIAGASSVAGLAFICYCIKKRSRSLKSQLTIKRLISEVAGNSSVPFYSYKEIEKATNGFCEKQRLGTGAYGTVYAGKLHNQESVAIKKIRYRDHDSVEQVMNEIKLLSSVSHPSLLRLLGFCIENGVQILVYEYMANGTLSQHLQRERGTVLPWTVRLTVAAETARAIAYLHSAMNPPIYHRDIKSSNILLDYNFKSKVADFGLSRFGMLDDSHISTAPQGTPGYVDPQYHQNFHLSDKSDVYSFGVVLVEIISAMKVVDFTRPHSEINLAALAVDNIGKGRVDEIIDPYLEPNRDAWTLSSVHKVAEIAFRCLAFHRDMRPSMMEVADELEQIKISSWAPLEDNIHMGSSEASSCSSTYHGSERSFKASTAIKKTVASRRLIVPQREAEDVDCSPVSVQDCWLGSPSSPSTNTLLANVVQ, encoded by the exons ATGATTTTTCGGTTCTTTTCAATAGTTGTTATCTGTTTCAATCTCTCAGTTTTAGCTCAGTTATCTTCTGCTCTGAGGATAAACTCAACCGGGTGCGATCAGTTCTGCGGTAAAACCCGCGTGCCGTATCCGTTTGGGTTCTCCGATGGATGTGAAATACGGTTGAATTGTAGTAGATCGGGAGATATTATGGTAGGTGATTTTCTGGTTCAGAATTTGACTTCTGATCAGATTTTGGTTAGTGTTCCGGGGACGTGTAACCGTCCGATTGAAAAGTTGTCTCAGCTTTTCGGCGAGAACTTCGCGCCCACTTGGCATAACGGTCTTCTGGTGGAGAACTGCAGATCCAGCCTCAACGATTGTGTGATCCCGGGTAGATTGATTCGGTCCGGGGTCAGTTTTGGGGGCTGCAGTTCAGGGAACGATCTTCACAATATAAGTTGTTATTCCGAGGGGATTGAGGATAAGTCGCAGTTCTTGGATTATGAAAAGGTTTTGAAAACGGGGAACTGCACCGTATTGCTTTCGTCGGTCACGGTGAATATGATCGGAAGCTTTGGTCCCAGGAGTGGGATCTCCGCCGTTTCTTTGGAGTTTCAGACAGCGGAGCTAGGGTGGTGGGTTGTGGGGAACTGTAGTTGCCATCCAAACGCGACGTGTACGGCGGTGGACGAGCAGAAGGGATTCCGCTGCCAATGTGCCGAAGGGTATACCGGAGATGGTTTTGCCGGTGGCGTAGGTTGTCGGAAAG TTTCTCACTGCAGTGCTTCAAGTCGCGTGTTGGGTCGATGTGGGGGAACCAAAGTGCGCATTCTCATTGGAG GGATCATTGCCGGAGCCTCTTCAGTGGCTGGCCTGGCTTTCATCTGCTACTGCATAAAGAAACGCTCCAGATCTTTGAAAAGCCAGTTAACCATAAAGCGTCTGATCTCTGAAGTAGCTGGCAACTCCAGTGTCCCATTCTATTCATACAAAGAAATCGAGAAAGCGACAAATGGCTTCTGCGAAAAACAACGGCTGGGAACTGGAGCATATGGCACGGTTTATGCAGGAAAACTCCACAACCAAGAGTCTGTGGCGATTAAAAAGATAAGATATCGTGATCATGACAGTGTCGAACAAGTGATGAATGAGATTAAGCTTCTGTCCTCTGTGAGCCATCCGAGTTTACTCCGTCTTTTAGGATTCTGCATTGAAAATGGCGTGCAGATTCTCGTTTACGAGTACATGGCGAATGGGACTTTATCTCAGCATCTACAGAGAGAAAGGGGCACTGTACTTCCATGGACTGTTCGTCTCACCGTTGCTGCTGAAACAGCTCGTGCTATTGCCTATCTTCACTCGGCCATGAATCCTCCGATATACCACAGAGACATAAAATCAAGTAACATACTCTTAGACTACAATTTCAAGTCGAAAGTAGCAGACTTCGGGCTATCAAGATTTGGCATGTTGGATGATTCCCACATTTCCACGGCCCCTCAAGGAACTCCTGGCTACGTCGATCCTCAGTATCATCAGAACTTCCATTTATCAGATAAAAGTGACGTCTATAGTTTTGGTGTTGTCCTTGTTGAGATAATATCGGCAATGAAGGTAGTTGATTTTACCCGGCCTCACAGTGAGATTAACTTGGCTGCACTAGCAGTAGATAATATTGGAAAAGGTCGTGTTGATGAGATAATAGATCCATATCTCGAGCCAAATAGAGACGCTTGGACCCTTTCATCTGTGCATAAAGTGGCTGAAATAGCATTTAGATGTCTTGCTTTTCACCGGGACATGAGGCCTTCCATGATGGAGGTGGCGGACGAGCTAGAGCAGATTAAAATAAGTAGTTGGGCACCTTTGGAAGATAATATACACATGGGATCATCAGAGGCCTCGTCTTGTTCATCAACCTACCATGGAAGTGAGAGATCTTTTAAAGCTTCCACAGCAATCAAGAAAACCGTGGCGAGTAGGAGGCTGATTGTTCCGCAGAGGGAAGCAGAAGATGTGGACTGTTCCCCAGTTTCTGTGCAAGATTGTTGGTTGGGTAGCCCGAGCTCCCCCTCAACCAACACCTTATTGGCCAATGTCGTCCAGTAA
- the LOC142549724 gene encoding uncharacterized protein LOC142549724, which translates to MASTSPLAAAQIPPAHPTPKKAHVTKHVQMALPSRRQCLLLFTATTALTATEMPARAQDIPLFGLRKGLRKVEEEAELIVKEGLEAAEKEIEVAEKEVVIAEKEIEEAVRTSNLAQAVAVAVAELLGVVITSSIVNAILGPEAKKA; encoded by the coding sequence ATGGCCTCCACAAGTCCTCTCGCCGCAGCACAAATCCCCCCCGCGCACCCCACTCCCAAGAAGGCGCATGTAACCAAGCATGTGCAGATGGCGCTGCCTTCCCGGAGGCAGTGCTTGCTTCTGTTCACCGCCACGACTGCATTGACGGCGACGGAGATGCCCGCGAGAGCTCAGGATATACCGCTGTTCGGGCTCCGGAAAGGCCTGCGTAAGGTGGAAGAGGAGGCGGAACTGATTGTGAAGGAAGGGTTGGAGGCTGCGGAGAAGGAGATTGAAGTCGCGGAGAAGGAAGTAGTGATAGCGGAGAAGGAGATCGAGGAGGCCGTGAGGACCAGTAATCTGGCGCAGGCCGTAGCGGTGGCTGTGGCGGAGCTGCTCGGAGTTGTTATCACTTCTTCTATTGTGAACGCTATTTTGGGCCCGGAAGCTAAGAAAGCGTGA
- the LOC142549725 gene encoding NASP-related protein sim3 isoform X2, protein MAGEAANSSAQGPATDENLNSVEATIESGVDFGGAESTCNNSNILSNGESSFAVSGVEREKSLEYAEELMARGFNAIKERDYAEATDCYSRALEIRVAHFGELAPECVNAYYKYGCALLRKAQEEADPLASMPKKEGVCQEDCDKDGSVKSSVNGGSSATSVSTIEQEGSTNCLDEVTEVKNEEGEDESDTEDLADGDEDESDLDLAWKMLDVSRAIVEKNCGDTLEKVDILSALAEVALEREDVETSLSDYLKSLSILERLVQPDSRLIAELNFRVCLCLEIGSKPVEAVPYCQKAISVCKSRLQRLTNEVKLCQGAAKTSASSESRELVPASSDTSHSCDPIADKESEIDTLNDLCDELEKKLEDLQQLASNPKSILSDILEMMSAKANAGEKSAVSVAMNSSQMGIAINTGGITESPTVSTAHSNNTSRVTHLGVVGRGVKRVVMSSTTESGPTKKPSIDPSSNNSDGSAS, encoded by the exons ATGGCGGGAGAAGCTGCAAATTCTTCGGCGCAGGGTCCTGCAACTGACGAAAACCTCAATTCTGTGGAAGCTACCATCGAGTCGGGAGTTGATTTCGGTGGCGCCGAATCCACTTGCAATAACAGCAACATTTTGAGCAATGGAGAGAGCTCTTTTGCTGTGTCTGGTGTTGAGCGCGAGAAGTCGCTGGAATATGCCGAGGAGTTGATGGCGCGTGGCTTTAATGCCATTAAGGAACGTGATTACGCTGAAGCTACTGATTGCTACAGTCGTGCCCTAGAAATCAG GGTTGCACATTTTGGTGAACTTGCTCCTGAATGTGTCAATGCTTACTATAAGTACGGATGCGCACTCTTACGTAAAGCTCAAGAAGAGGCTGATCCATTGGCTTCTATGCCGAAAAAAGAGGGGGTATGTCAGGAAGATTGTGATAAAGATGGTTCTGTGAAAAGTTCTGTTAATGGTGGATCTTCTGCTACTTCAGTTTCTACTATTGAACAAGAAGGAAGCACCAATTGTCTGGATGAAGTTACAG AAGTGAAAAATGAAGAAGGAGAAGACGAAAGTGATACTGAAGACCTAGCTGATGGTGATGAGGATGAATCTGACCTGGATTTGGCATGGAAGATGCTCGATGTTTCTCGGGCAATTGTTGAGAAGAACTGCGGGGATACTCTGGAAAAGGTGGATATCTTGTCTGCCTTAGCAGAAGTAGCTTTGGAAAGAG AGGATGTTGAAACTTCACTTAGTGACTACTTGAAATCCCTGTCCATTTTGGAGCGCCTGGTTCAACCTGACAGTCGGCTTATAGCTGAGTT AAATTTTAGGGTATGCCTGTGTTTGGAAATTGGTTCTAAACCTGTAGAAGCTGTTCCATATTGCCAGAAGGCTATTTCAGTTTGCAAGTCTAGACTGCAGCGACTTACAAATGAAGTAAAGCTCTGTCAAGGAGCTGCAAAGACATCGGCTTCCTCTGAATCAAGAGAACTTGTTCCAGCATCTTCTGATACATCCCATTCATGTGATCCCATTGCTGACAAAGAATCTGAGATTGACACGCTGAATGATCTGTGTGATGAATTAGAAAAGAAG CTAGAAGATCTTCAGCAGCTCGCCTCAAACCCAAAATCTATCCTCTCAGACATCCTAGAGATGATGTCTGCAAAAGCAAATGCTGGTGAGAAAAGTGCAGTTTCAGTAGCAATGAACTCTTCTCAGATGGGTATAGCCATTAACACTGGTGGAATTACCGAGTCTCCGACTGTTTCCACTGCTCATTCAAATAACACTTCCCGCGTTACTCATCTGGGTGTCGTTGGAAGAGGAGTCAAGCGAGTGGTCATGAGCTCGACCACAGAGTCTGGACCAACTAAGAAGCCTTCGATTGATCCATCATCAAATAATAGTGATGGCAGTGCCTCTTGA
- the LOC142549725 gene encoding NASP-related protein sim3 isoform X1, with amino-acid sequence MAGEAANSSAQGPATDENLNSVEATIESGVDFGGAESTCNNSNILSNGESSFAVSGVEREKSLEYAEELMARGFNAIKERDYAEATDCYSRALEIRVAHFGELAPECVNAYYKYGCALLRKAQEEADPLASMPKKEGVCQEDCDKDGSVKSSVNGGSSATSVSTIEQEGSTNCLDEVTVEVKNEEGEDESDTEDLADGDEDESDLDLAWKMLDVSRAIVEKNCGDTLEKVDILSALAEVALEREDVETSLSDYLKSLSILERLVQPDSRLIAELNFRVCLCLEIGSKPVEAVPYCQKAISVCKSRLQRLTNEVKLCQGAAKTSASSESRELVPASSDTSHSCDPIADKESEIDTLNDLCDELEKKLEDLQQLASNPKSILSDILEMMSAKANAGEKSAVSVAMNSSQMGIAINTGGITESPTVSTAHSNNTSRVTHLGVVGRGVKRVVMSSTTESGPTKKPSIDPSSNNSDGSAS; translated from the exons ATGGCGGGAGAAGCTGCAAATTCTTCGGCGCAGGGTCCTGCAACTGACGAAAACCTCAATTCTGTGGAAGCTACCATCGAGTCGGGAGTTGATTTCGGTGGCGCCGAATCCACTTGCAATAACAGCAACATTTTGAGCAATGGAGAGAGCTCTTTTGCTGTGTCTGGTGTTGAGCGCGAGAAGTCGCTGGAATATGCCGAGGAGTTGATGGCGCGTGGCTTTAATGCCATTAAGGAACGTGATTACGCTGAAGCTACTGATTGCTACAGTCGTGCCCTAGAAATCAG GGTTGCACATTTTGGTGAACTTGCTCCTGAATGTGTCAATGCTTACTATAAGTACGGATGCGCACTCTTACGTAAAGCTCAAGAAGAGGCTGATCCATTGGCTTCTATGCCGAAAAAAGAGGGGGTATGTCAGGAAGATTGTGATAAAGATGGTTCTGTGAAAAGTTCTGTTAATGGTGGATCTTCTGCTACTTCAGTTTCTACTATTGAACAAGAAGGAAGCACCAATTGTCTGGATGAAGTTACAG TAGAAGTGAAAAATGAAGAAGGAGAAGACGAAAGTGATACTGAAGACCTAGCTGATGGTGATGAGGATGAATCTGACCTGGATTTGGCATGGAAGATGCTCGATGTTTCTCGGGCAATTGTTGAGAAGAACTGCGGGGATACTCTGGAAAAGGTGGATATCTTGTCTGCCTTAGCAGAAGTAGCTTTGGAAAGAG AGGATGTTGAAACTTCACTTAGTGACTACTTGAAATCCCTGTCCATTTTGGAGCGCCTGGTTCAACCTGACAGTCGGCTTATAGCTGAGTT AAATTTTAGGGTATGCCTGTGTTTGGAAATTGGTTCTAAACCTGTAGAAGCTGTTCCATATTGCCAGAAGGCTATTTCAGTTTGCAAGTCTAGACTGCAGCGACTTACAAATGAAGTAAAGCTCTGTCAAGGAGCTGCAAAGACATCGGCTTCCTCTGAATCAAGAGAACTTGTTCCAGCATCTTCTGATACATCCCATTCATGTGATCCCATTGCTGACAAAGAATCTGAGATTGACACGCTGAATGATCTGTGTGATGAATTAGAAAAGAAG CTAGAAGATCTTCAGCAGCTCGCCTCAAACCCAAAATCTATCCTCTCAGACATCCTAGAGATGATGTCTGCAAAAGCAAATGCTGGTGAGAAAAGTGCAGTTTCAGTAGCAATGAACTCTTCTCAGATGGGTATAGCCATTAACACTGGTGGAATTACCGAGTCTCCGACTGTTTCCACTGCTCATTCAAATAACACTTCCCGCGTTACTCATCTGGGTGTCGTTGGAAGAGGAGTCAAGCGAGTGGTCATGAGCTCGACCACAGAGTCTGGACCAACTAAGAAGCCTTCGATTGATCCATCATCAAATAATAGTGATGGCAGTGCCTCTTGA